The proteins below are encoded in one region of Myxococcales bacterium:
- a CDS encoding efflux RND transporter permease subunit — protein MFTKILYRPALALVLSIIVMFLGWLGIAGLPIAQYPSVAPPTVYVSIAYPGASAKVLVDSVLIPLEQSINGVQNMRYIVSDATSAGEATIRVFFEPGTDPNINVVNVQNRVNIMLSRLPPLVVREGILVSQVVPSMLMYLNIYSKDSHTDQKDLFNYANVYIMPVLKRIQGMGIPVNLGNRNFAMRIWLNPERMRAYDISVEDVMEAVAEQSIIGSPGRLGQATGMTSQSKEYVLTYIGRYNEPEQYGNIILKAKPNGEILRLKDICVPPKEDAGQQARASSSAQKHAGVELGSEFFDIYSDVDGHPAASIVLKQAPGSNAAEVIKEVKAKLEELKKSFPPGMDYEIAYDVSRFVDASIEKVLHTLLEAFILVSLVVFMFLGDVRSTLIPTLAVPVSLIGSFFILNLMGFSINLITLFAMVLAIGVVVDDAIVVVEAVHAKMAETHLPPYQATMEVMREISGAIVAITLVMTAVFVPVTFVPGPVGVFYRQFGVTMASTIILSGLVALTLTPVLCAMILKPHNPAEHSREEKKTTWRKLRELNAKTLALYAMVGAPLLAGLVYLAYLLWGPIGFLLLGVPFVQVPFSRGIDKGTNFYAEVLKPIVTRRLLTVLIIGGFALGIVGANTLLPSGFIPGEDQGVIYAVLQTPPGSTLEYTNAKSQELEKIAKKIEGVTSVTSVAGYEVLTEGRGSNAGTAIINLKDWSERKNTVRQVIEELEEKTRKMTDVKLEFFEPPAIPGFGAAGGVSLRVLDQTQSSVADYKRLGDITDEFMTALSKRKEVSSLFTFYASDYPQYELVINNDVAMQKGVSIEKALTNLNILIGSTYEQGFVRFNQFYKVYVQAWPQFRRMPEDLNNLFVKNEAGEMVPYSSFMSIKKQQGLNEITRFNLYPSAAIQLVPARGYSSGQAIAAVREVAESILPRGYDLGWEGLSWDESKKGNAAFFIFLIVVVFVYLVLVAQYESFLIPLAVIMSLPIGIFGSFFLLQAMGLANDVWAQLGLIMLVGLLGKNAILIVEFAVQRRRDGASLKDAAIEGGKLRFRPIQMTSFAFVAGLIPLVFAHGAGSVANRTIGTTGVGGMLLGTVIGVVVIPGLYYLFAKMADGRKLLRDETSKPLSEEQARATVPPAANNPLDIAEPSADRGPSEDEQ, from the coding sequence ATGTTTACCAAAATTCTCTACCGCCCAGCTCTGGCACTCGTCCTCTCGATCATCGTCATGTTCCTGGGGTGGTTAGGAATAGCGGGACTGCCGATCGCACAATACCCCAGCGTGGCGCCGCCAACGGTCTACGTCTCCATTGCGTATCCCGGCGCCAGTGCCAAGGTCTTAGTCGACTCGGTCCTGATTCCGCTCGAGCAATCGATCAACGGTGTGCAGAACATGCGTTACATCGTTTCAGACGCCACGAGTGCCGGCGAAGCAACGATCAGGGTCTTCTTTGAGCCAGGCACGGATCCGAACATCAACGTCGTGAACGTACAAAATCGAGTCAACATCATGCTGTCTCGCTTACCTCCGTTGGTGGTGCGCGAGGGCATCCTGGTCAGCCAAGTCGTGCCGAGCATGTTGATGTACCTGAACATCTACAGCAAAGATTCGCATACCGACCAAAAGGACCTTTTCAACTACGCCAACGTGTACATCATGCCTGTGCTCAAACGCATTCAGGGCATGGGCATTCCAGTGAATCTCGGCAATCGCAATTTCGCAATGCGCATTTGGCTAAATCCCGAGCGCATGCGTGCCTATGACATCTCTGTTGAAGATGTCATGGAGGCTGTGGCAGAGCAGAGCATCATTGGTTCGCCGGGTCGCCTTGGTCAGGCCACCGGTATGACCTCGCAATCCAAAGAATACGTGCTGACTTATATCGGGCGCTACAACGAACCGGAGCAGTACGGCAACATCATTTTGAAGGCCAAACCGAACGGTGAAATCCTTCGGCTCAAAGACATTTGTGTGCCCCCCAAGGAAGATGCAGGCCAGCAAGCAAGGGCGAGCTCCAGTGCTCAGAAGCACGCCGGCGTCGAGCTTGGCTCGGAGTTTTTTGATATTTATTCCGATGTCGACGGTCATCCGGCGGCATCCATCGTTCTGAAACAAGCCCCGGGTTCCAACGCGGCTGAAGTGATCAAGGAAGTTAAGGCGAAGCTCGAAGAGTTAAAGAAGTCCTTTCCTCCCGGGATGGACTACGAGATCGCCTACGACGTCTCCAGGTTCGTGGATGCTTCCATCGAAAAGGTGCTCCACACCCTGCTTGAGGCCTTCATCTTGGTATCGCTGGTGGTCTTCATGTTCCTGGGCGACGTTCGCTCCACGCTTATCCCAACGCTGGCTGTGCCGGTGTCGCTGATCGGCAGTTTCTTCATCCTGAATTTGATGGGCTTTTCCATTAACCTGATCACGCTGTTCGCCATGGTGTTGGCCATCGGGGTTGTTGTCGACGATGCAATCGTGGTGGTCGAGGCGGTGCACGCCAAGATGGCTGAGACGCACCTTCCTCCTTATCAAGCAACGATGGAGGTCATGCGAGAAATCAGTGGTGCGATCGTCGCTATCACGCTGGTGATGACCGCAGTGTTTGTTCCCGTCACTTTCGTCCCTGGGCCTGTTGGCGTGTTCTACCGTCAGTTCGGTGTAACGATGGCCTCGACGATCATCCTCTCCGGTCTGGTGGCCTTGACGCTCACACCGGTCCTGTGTGCGATGATTCTCAAACCTCACAATCCTGCAGAGCATAGCCGTGAAGAAAAGAAGACGACGTGGCGCAAGCTTCGGGAGTTGAATGCTAAAACCCTTGCGCTTTACGCCATGGTGGGAGCGCCGCTGCTGGCGGGGCTCGTGTATCTGGCCTACTTGCTGTGGGGGCCGATCGGCTTCTTGCTGCTCGGCGTGCCCTTTGTGCAGGTGCCGTTCAGTCGTGGCATCGACAAGGGCACGAATTTTTACGCGGAGGTGCTCAAGCCAATCGTCACACGCCGCCTGCTGACCGTCCTAATCATCGGTGGCTTTGCCCTCGGCATCGTTGGTGCGAACACCCTACTGCCAAGCGGTTTCATTCCGGGTGAAGATCAGGGCGTCATCTACGCCGTTCTTCAGACGCCCCCGGGCTCGACGCTTGAATACACCAACGCTAAGTCTCAGGAGCTGGAGAAGATTGCAAAGAAGATCGAAGGCGTCACTTCCGTTACCTCGGTGGCTGGGTACGAGGTTCTTACCGAAGGCCGCGGTTCAAACGCGGGAACCGCCATCATCAACCTCAAAGACTGGTCCGAGCGAAAAAACACGGTGCGCCAGGTCATCGAAGAGCTCGAGGAAAAAACGCGAAAGATGACCGACGTCAAGCTCGAGTTCTTCGAGCCGCCTGCGATTCCTGGTTTCGGTGCGGCCGGCGGAGTCTCCTTGCGTGTCCTGGATCAGACTCAATCAAGCGTCGCCGACTATAAGCGACTCGGAGACATTACCGACGAGTTCATGACGGCCTTGTCTAAGCGCAAAGAGGTGAGCAGTTTATTCACCTTCTACGCTTCGGACTACCCGCAATACGAGCTGGTCATCAACAATGATGTGGCCATGCAAAAGGGCGTATCAATCGAGAAAGCCCTCACGAACCTCAACATCCTCATTGGCAGCACCTACGAGCAAGGCTTCGTGCGCTTCAACCAGTTCTATAAGGTCTATGTTCAGGCATGGCCGCAGTTCCGACGAATGCCTGAGGACCTAAACAACTTGTTCGTCAAGAACGAAGCTGGGGAAATGGTCCCCTACTCCTCCTTCATGAGCATCAAAAAGCAACAGGGCCTCAATGAGATCACCCGATTCAACTTGTACCCCTCGGCCGCGATTCAGCTTGTTCCAGCGCGTGGCTACTCGAGTGGTCAAGCCATTGCTGCGGTGCGAGAAGTAGCCGAAAGCATACTGCCGCGCGGCTACGACCTTGGTTGGGAAGGCCTCTCCTGGGACGAGTCGAAAAAGGGGAATGCGGCCTTCTTTATCTTCCTGATCGTGGTTGTGTTCGTTTATCTGGTGTTGGTCGCGCAGTACGAAAGTTTCCTGATTCCACTGGCCGTGATCATGTCGTTGCCTATCGGGATCTTCGGCTCTTTCTTCCTTTTGCAGGCAATGGGATTGGCCAATGACGTCTGGGCCCAGCTGGGGTTGATTATGTTGGTTGGCCTGCTTGGGAAAAACGCGATCCTGATCGTGGAGTTTGCGGTGCAGCGTCGGCGGGACGGTGCATCACTCAAGGATGCGGCCATCGAGGGCGGCAAACTGCGCTTCCGACCGATCCAAATGACATCCTTCGCCTTTGTGGCTGGTCTCATTCCTCTGGTCTTCGCCCATGGCGCCGGCTCGGTTGCAAACCGAACCATCGGCACGACGGGTGTTGGCGGAATGCTTTTGGGCACAGTGATCGGCGTGGTCGTGATTCCCGGTCTCTATTACCTGTTCGCCAAAATGGCAGATGGCCGCAAACTGCTGCGCGACGAAACCAGCAAGCCTCTCAGCGAGGAGCAAGCCCGCGCCACCGTTCCGCCTGCTGCGAACAATCCGCTCGACATTGCCGAGCCTTCGGCGGATCGTGGACCATCCGAGGACGAGCAGTGA